AAGGAGCCGTAGAAGAACGGGTCGCCATCGCAGAGCACGGCGATGCTGCGGCCTTCAGCCATCTCGCCGGCAAGCTGCTCGGCCGCCTCGTCATAGAAGGCGGCGATCGGGCCGATATAACCCTCGTCCTCGACCGGCACCTCGATCGTCACCGGGAAGGCGAGCTCGATCTCGCGGGCCGGATCCGGTGCGATGATGGCATCGGCGGTGATGCGGGCATTGCCGCGCCGGCCGCGCTTGCAGAAGTGCACGAGCCGGTCGGCCTTCAGGATGATGTCGCGGGCGCGCACCGTCATGTAGTCGGGGTCGCCGGGGCCGAGGCCGACGCCGTAGAGCAGAGTGCGGGGTGCCTCAACGCTCACGCCGCTCATTCCTTCACCTGCGCCAGCGCGTTGACGGCCGCCGCCGCCATGGCCGAGCCGCCACGCCGGCCGTGCACGACGAGGAAGGGGACGCGCCCGTCCTGCGCCAGCGCTTCCTTCGATTCCGCCGCGCCGACGAAGCCGACGGGGATGCCGATCACCGCCGCCGGCATCGGTGCGCCTTCGTCGAGCATGTCGAGCAGGCGGAACAGCGAGGTCGGCGCGTTGCCGATGACGACGACGGAGCCTTCGAGATGCGGACGCCACAGCTCCATCGCCGCGGCCGAGCGCGTCGTGCCCATCTCCTCAGCGAGCTTCGGCACGGAAGCGTCAGGCAGCGTGCAGATCACTTCGTTCTTCGCGGGCAGGCGCGCACGGGTGACGCCGTCGGCGACCATGCGGGCGTCGCAGAGGATCGGCGCGCCCTTCGCCAACGCCGTCTCGGCGGCCTCGGCGAAATCAGGCGACATCGCCACGTCTTTGGGCAGGTCGGTCATGCCGCAGGCATGGATCATGCGGACGACAACGCGCTCGGCCGTGCCGGAAAAGCGCGACAGGTCGGATTCGACCCGGATGATGGCGAAGGAGCGCTCGTAGATCGCGGCCCCGTCGCGGATATAGGCGTGACGCGTGCTCAAACTCAAAAGACCTGTTTCTGATGGCGCACCGTTTCCAGGCGCGCGCGGATGTCCTGACCCGGTTCGAGCCGGCGCACAAGTTCCGTCAGCGAAAGATGGGCGATGGCGGTGTCGCTGGTGCCGCCATCGATGATCACGTCATAGCGCCCGTCGCGGCCGACCAGAGTGAG
This genomic interval from Bosea sp. 29B contains the following:
- a CDS encoding precorrin-8X methylmutase → MSTRHAYIRDGAAIYERSFAIIRVESDLSRFSGTAERVVVRMIHACGMTDLPKDVAMSPDFAEAAETALAKGAPILCDARMVADGVTRARLPAKNEVICTLPDASVPKLAEEMGTTRSAAAMELWRPHLEGSVVVIGNAPTSLFRLLDMLDEGAPMPAAVIGIPVGFVGAAESKEALAQDGRVPFLVVHGRRGGSAMAAAAVNALAQVKE